DNA from Saccharicrinis carchari:
GCTAACACTCTCGGCTTTGTAGCCATTGGCGCCTTTTAATTGAGTGAGCGTTTGTGCAGATTCTTGCATCAAATCGGTTACATAGGCCTTCATGCTGTTGGCCTCTACGGCATCCCCCGAGAGGTTATTTTCTACACCGGCATAATCTGCACTGCGGGCACACATGGCCGAACAAACGGTGAAGGCACTTTGAATTTTTGCAATTTGTTGTTTTATCTGGTCTAAAGCAATCAAGGGTTTGCCTGCTACAAAGCGGGTTTGGCAATGATTAATGGCTTCGTCAAGCATTCTGCGGATAAAACCCATACCCATGCCGGGAAATTGATAGCGGCTGCGGTGTAATAAATCCATCATTAGGTTAAGTCCTGTAGAAACGGGCTGTAATTTAAATTTTTCGGGTATTATTACATCCACTTTGTTTTTCCCGTAAGGGATGGGGTAAAGTCCCAGGTTGTTGTAGTACTCTTCTACAATAATACGCTGATGGGGTTGTTGCACATCGCAAACAAAAAATTCGATATCGCGTGCCAATTTACCATCACCGTTTTTTAGGCGGGAGGTAATGAGCCAGTAGTCGGCCAAACCGGTTAAGCCTTGCCAATGTTTTGTTCCCTGTAAATGATAATTATTGCCTTGTTTTACACAAGAAGTATGCATGGATAGCGCATCGCTTCCGTAATCGGGTTCAGTAATCATCAGGCCACCCATGTTTTGTTTGGTCAAAAACCGCTTAAATATACTTTTCTTGGCCTCGTCGCCGGCATACTTACCAACGGGTTCCAGAAAAAGGGCGATATTGATACCAAAGGTTAAGGATAAAGGCAATGACTCGTAGGAGGCGGCATCCATCATACCTATACATTCTTTCATCACCACCCCTCTGCCTCCATATTCTGCAGGTATGCCTACCGAAAGTGGGTTTTGTGCCATGATATCGCGCAGTACCAAAGCAGGGAACCCCCTTTTTTGTACGAACTGTTCAATGTTGTCTCGCTCGTAAAATACACTTTTCAGTGTTTTATTAAATGTATCCAGATATTCTGAAAAGGGTACTTGTTCTTTACTCATCTGTTGATTGTTTATATTTTTTCCTACAACTATGGGATACTAATACCATAGAATTAAACAAATGTTCATTTGGTATGATTATTTTAAACTTATGCTATAAATAGTCGAGGGCTTCCCGTTGCAGTTTATTGCAGTTTATAATGCTAAGGTTTGACGTTGCATAACCAGCCCTGTTGGTTGCGTACGCGGTTGATGATTACTTTGGCATAGACTGCGTCCACCGTAGAAAGCTTTAGTGTTCGAGGCCGAATACTGTTTTATAAATTATATAAATTGGCAATGAAAAGGTTATATAGCAAAGGCAAAATGGAGGGTTAAACCTTTGTAAAAGTTTATCTTTTCCGGAGCGTAACAAAATCGCTTTTTCAATGCATATTTTAAGTTGATATTCTATGGCCTACTGGACTATTTAGCCGTACTTGCTTTTCCTGATCCTTTTATTATTTGTGCGTATTTAAATTATTGGTTTCCGGTAAACTTTTCATTTAACTCTTAAACGCCATGTTTTGATGGGGAAGAGAGATTTTTAATTAGCGCAGGGCTTACATCCGCCTCAGATAATTTCCGTGAATAAAATCAGGTTAGGTGCCGTTAACAAAGCCGATAAAATAATTGTAATTAGCCAGAGCCTGCCAGCTATTCACTACCCGCCATCCGAAGGGATGAGACCTCCCGCTGCCAATCAT
Protein-coding regions in this window:
- a CDS encoding acyl-CoA dehydrogenase family protein, whose translation is MSKEQVPFSEYLDTFNKTLKSVFYERDNIEQFVQKRGFPALVLRDIMAQNPLSVGIPAEYGGRGVVMKECIGMMDAASYESLPLSLTFGINIALFLEPVGKYAGDEAKKSIFKRFLTKQNMGGLMITEPDYGSDALSMHTSCVKQGNNYHLQGTKHWQGLTGLADYWLITSRLKNGDGKLARDIEFFVCDVQQPHQRIIVEEYYNNLGLYPIPYGKNKVDVIIPEKFKLQPVSTGLNLMMDLLHRSRYQFPGMGMGFIRRMLDEAINHCQTRFVAGKPLIALDQIKQQIAKIQSAFTVCSAMCARSADYAGVENNLSGDAVEANSMKAYVTDLMQESAQTLTQLKGANGYKAESVSSRGIIDSRPFQIFEGSNDMLYTQIAELVNKLMQRKKQTNLLAFLMDYSLTKQVAKQFASSLDVVLKPKMVQRKYVDLGKIISRVVSANLVFDMGVKGFRQDLVLNAIENLKHDVAMLVSSYKFTNSVQPVELYKDSASWLSMV